One segment of Leptospira langatensis DNA contains the following:
- a CDS encoding UvrD-helicase domain-containing protein encodes MSKSKIESAGSGSFADGIDIRKNGFIGASAGTGKTHTIVFLVLKILRDSFLSSLETNEPPIGIDSILVLTFTDKAASELRGRIRAEVRNKIQELEKIENPSLENSKELEYFLFQSSRLDQAYISTIHGFAHKILQEYSLELGQGENAELVDEFSAISKALYARMRLEFQDRYPRELLPYILTQANDSYNDGFARTTWESFVANLAVKKVSSPDSIELQPRPKEFPDLDHIRNVFQELSIAFPKLLQSQEGIKKKVHASTYKALSSRQVELQTLLLEINRKKGNFDPLSFTLVLKSILDLRRSKSKGLDAVLLTEDELKNANSEPSIAAYRIEKVQWERISSRLEALYSTLPSFIVSLVEDIASDSVQLKSEENSITYGDMILKLSEALSSHPSFIETLRRRFRFGIIDEFQDTDPEQYHIFRILFLEKEPSSVRGGSLFLIGDAKQSIYGFRGADLGTYLSAKQEYDTNGAFSDSSIVYPELDTNRRSLPELISSYNTLFSSANGDWFPILEEGFPPISYREVHAPEVAGKAVLYSDKSDRAALNAFRLSKEASSERMKEEYSKFLAEEILHLVSERSDISWKKDTNPNVPEKIRWSDIAVLIRGWNDAELLQRQFRTRGIPYTYHKQAGLYRSGEAIRIREILSCLDQEGSRDSFYKLLVSDLFCISPEDLQNYEEYPIESGEKRLLESWRRFARKRDYPGLFRSLLTESMLASPLENESLQDWERKITNFRQLFFFLSEKASKSDLSLSELVSYLESKIVSEEEEDDYLERDSEEDRVKILTMHACKGLEFPIVFLFGGFSGWGNTKKKFSEYRSDLVSSEGEKISKRILDLENKKEETSVINQINEDKRLYYVAVTRAMYKFYFPLLAEEDKKRPLELFRKSFQVALHSFPPSSSVAIIHEKERGSYESEWIQKGGTLVGINPSATREVLQKTSRSIAIWPDQAERRKIQLESYSSLDLFFQEEGKAFHLDETRSFKTDEEPVAITVLQNDLPSSNQMGNLLHQILETADFNIYQKTASPEKLPKEIKKSYKDILKSYGYGNSEDQLEFFADRIGFFLWNSLRTPLPDLQNSISLSQIKAKDRRHEVDFFLKVPEQKGGSDLLKGTLDLIFYQEGKYWILDWKSNRLESHYSIDPYSEAHLKEKVEGTYSLQLAIYSVVLDDWLKFKYGDEYDPGLLGGMYFLFLRGADEKMPGNGIFFQKLDPGFVQDSRKKIQETLSLKNLYSGEKE; translated from the coding sequence ATGTCGAAAAGTAAAATAGAAAGCGCCGGTTCGGGATCCTTTGCCGACGGGATCGATATCCGAAAGAACGGATTTATCGGAGCTTCCGCAGGAACGGGAAAGACGCATACGATCGTATTCTTAGTCTTAAAGATCTTACGAGATTCTTTTTTGTCCTCTCTCGAAACAAATGAGCCTCCTATCGGCATCGATTCCATTCTAGTATTGACCTTTACCGATAAGGCAGCATCCGAGTTGAGAGGAAGGATACGGGCAGAGGTCCGGAATAAGATCCAAGAATTGGAAAAGATCGAAAACCCTAGTTTAGAAAATTCTAAAGAACTAGAATACTTTTTGTTCCAATCTTCTCGTTTGGACCAGGCATATATTTCCACAATCCACGGATTTGCCCATAAGATCCTCCAAGAATATTCTTTGGAACTGGGACAGGGAGAGAACGCGGAATTGGTGGATGAATTCTCCGCAATATCAAAAGCACTCTATGCGAGAATGCGTTTGGAATTTCAGGATCGTTACCCAAGAGAACTCTTGCCCTATATACTGACTCAAGCAAACGATTCTTATAACGACGGTTTTGCCCGAACCACTTGGGAGAGTTTTGTGGCGAATCTTGCGGTAAAGAAAGTATCTTCGCCGGATTCCATAGAATTGCAGCCTAGACCGAAGGAGTTCCCGGATCTAGATCACATTAGAAATGTATTTCAGGAACTTTCGATTGCATTCCCGAAATTGCTCCAATCCCAAGAAGGGATCAAGAAGAAGGTACATGCGAGCACTTATAAGGCTCTTTCTTCTAGACAAGTTGAATTGCAAACGCTTCTACTTGAGATCAATCGTAAGAAAGGGAATTTTGATCCTCTTTCATTCACGCTAGTTTTAAAATCTATTTTGGATCTAAGAAGAAGCAAGAGCAAAGGCCTGGATGCTGTTCTTCTTACGGAAGATGAATTGAAGAATGCAAACTCGGAACCTTCTATCGCCGCGTATCGAATAGAAAAAGTTCAGTGGGAACGGATCTCCTCTCGTTTGGAAGCTCTGTATTCCACTCTCCCCTCGTTTATAGTTTCCTTGGTGGAAGATATCGCTTCTGATTCGGTGCAACTTAAGTCGGAGGAGAACTCGATCACGTACGGGGACATGATCCTTAAACTTTCTGAGGCTCTTTCTTCTCATCCTAGTTTTATAGAAACTTTAAGAAGAAGGTTCCGTTTCGGGATCATAGACGAATTTCAGGATACGGATCCGGAACAATATCATATTTTCAGAATACTCTTTTTAGAGAAGGAGCCGAGCTCCGTTCGGGGCGGGAGTCTCTTCTTGATCGGGGATGCAAAACAGTCCATTTACGGTTTCAGAGGAGCAGACCTAGGCACGTATCTTTCCGCAAAACAAGAGTACGATACGAACGGTGCTTTTTCGGACTCTTCTATCGTATATCCGGAGCTGGACACGAACCGAAGATCCTTGCCGGAGTTGATCTCTTCTTATAATACTCTGTTCTCTTCCGCAAACGGGGATTGGTTCCCTATCCTAGAAGAAGGTTTTCCGCCTATCTCTTATCGAGAAGTCCATGCTCCCGAGGTCGCAGGAAAGGCAGTTTTGTATTCCGACAAAAGTGATAGAGCCGCTCTTAATGCGTTTCGTCTTTCGAAAGAAGCAAGTTCGGAAAGGATGAAGGAAGAGTATTCTAAATTCTTGGCGGAAGAGATCTTGCATTTGGTTTCGGAGAGATCCGATATCTCTTGGAAGAAGGATACGAATCCTAACGTTCCGGAAAAGATCCGTTGGTCCGATATTGCGGTGCTGATCCGAGGCTGGAACGATGCAGAACTTCTGCAGAGACAATTCAGGACCAGAGGGATTCCATACACATACCATAAGCAAGCCGGACTGTATAGATCGGGAGAAGCGATCCGTATTAGGGAAATCTTATCTTGTTTGGACCAAGAAGGAAGCAGGGATTCGTTTTATAAACTGTTGGTTTCCGATCTGTTTTGTATTTCTCCGGAGGATCTGCAAAATTACGAAGAGTATCCGATCGAGTCGGGAGAGAAACGTCTCTTGGAATCCTGGAGAAGGTTCGCAAGAAAACGGGACTATCCGGGGCTATTTCGTTCTTTACTAACGGAGAGTATGTTAGCCTCCCCTTTGGAAAACGAATCGTTGCAGGATTGGGAAAGAAAGATCACGAACTTCCGACAGTTATTCTTCTTCTTATCCGAAAAGGCTTCTAAGAGCGATCTATCCTTGTCCGAACTAGTTTCGTATTTAGAATCCAAGATCGTCTCCGAAGAAGAGGAAGATGATTATCTGGAGAGAGACTCCGAAGAGGATCGAGTCAAGATACTTACCATGCATGCATGTAAGGGACTCGAATTCCCTATCGTTTTCCTATTCGGCGGATTTTCAGGTTGGGGAAATACTAAAAAGAAATTCTCGGAATACAGATCGGATCTTGTTTCTTCCGAGGGAGAAAAGATCAGTAAGCGCATCTTGGATCTGGAAAATAAGAAAGAAGAGACTTCCGTAATCAATCAGATAAACGAGGACAAACGCTTGTACTATGTTGCCGTAACTCGCGCAATGTATAAGTTTTATTTTCCGTTACTTGCAGAAGAAGATAAAAAACGTCCTTTAGAATTATTCAGAAAATCCTTCCAAGTGGCCTTGCATTCTTTTCCACCCTCTTCTTCGGTTGCGATCATCCACGAAAAGGAAAGAGGTTCATACGAGTCAGAATGGATCCAAAAAGGAGGAACGTTAGTCGGCATAAACCCATCTGCTACGAGGGAAGTCCTGCAAAAGACGAGTCGTTCCATTGCGATCTGGCCGGACCAAGCAGAAAGAAGGAAGATCCAGCTTGAAAGCTATTCTTCTTTGGATCTGTTTTTCCAAGAAGAAGGTAAGGCCTTCCATTTGGACGAAACTAGATCGTTCAAGACAGATGAGGAACCGGTTGCGATCACCGTCTTACAGAACGATCTTCCTTCTTCCAATCAAATGGGGAATCTTTTGCATCAGATCTTAGAGACGGCGGATTTTAATATTTATCAGAAGACAGCTTCTCCTGAAAAACTCCCTAAGGAAATTAAGAAATCATATAAAGATATTCTAAAGTCTTACGGTTATGGGAATAGCGAAGATCAATTGGAATTCTTTGCGGATCGGATTGGGTTCTTCCTTTGGAATAGCTTGAGAACTCCCCTTCCGGATCTGCAAAATAGTATCTCTCTTTCTCAGATCAAAGCGAAGGATAGAAGGCATGAAGTCGACTTTTTCCTAAAGGTTCCGGAACAAAAAGGCGGGTCCGATCTTTTGAAAGGAACCCTGGACTTGATCTTCTACCAAGAAGGAAAGTATTGGATCCTGGACTGGAAGTCTAATCGTTTGGAATCCCATTATTCCATCGATCCTTATTCGGAAGCACATCTAAAAGAAAAGGTAGAAGGGACCTATTCTTTGCAACTTGCGATCTATTCCGTGGTACTGGACGACTGGCTTAAATTCAAATATGGAGACGAATATGATCCGGGACTTTTAGGAGGAATGTACTTCTTATTCTTAAGAGGAGCAGATGAAAAGATGCCTGGCAATGGGATCTTCTTCCAGAAATTAGATCCCGGCTTTGTGCAGGATTCCAGAAAAAAGATCCAAGAAACCTTGTCCCTGAAGAATCTCTACTCGGGAGAAAAAGAATGA
- a CDS encoding anti-sigma factor antagonist, translated as MKELIVNLQGKLDSILGSTFREKTDDVLHNIPHRILLDARELQDWDEAGLTSLKNSSLSHATSIYAACSLSEALTKDWDRLGVSSTIPYFTTREEAKAYLLSAKSDGQQTQVVESTAACPACLQILRVRGKGNYRCPACSHTFYLTADYRTASYEKLF; from the coding sequence GTGAAAGAATTAATCGTCAATCTTCAGGGCAAACTGGATTCCATTCTCGGAAGCACCTTTCGTGAAAAGACGGACGATGTCCTACACAATATTCCGCATAGGATCTTATTGGACGCAAGAGAGTTACAAGACTGGGATGAGGCAGGCTTGACCTCCTTGAAAAACTCCTCTCTTTCTCACGCAACTTCTATCTACGCCGCCTGTAGTTTATCCGAAGCCTTGACCAAAGATTGGGATCGTTTAGGAGTCAGTTCGACCATCCCGTATTTTACTACTAGAGAAGAAGCAAAAGCCTATCTTCTTTCCGCAAAATCGGACGGCCAACAGACCCAGGTCGTGGAAAGTACTGCGGCCTGTCCTGCTTGTTTGCAGATCCTAAGAGTACGAGGCAAAGGGAATTATCGTTGTCCTGCTTGTTCTCACACATTCTACCTGACCGCAGACTACAGAACGGCAAGCTACGAAAAATTGTTCTAA
- a CDS encoding polysaccharide biosynthesis protein — MGQWNRRSLLFPLDLFFMVLSYFLAHLIRFESLGFLNRPEDFLIPLCIVVLCRSVVFLFSNIYRSIWAYASIHDLVEIIKTTVLSSLISNTALLFYNGFEHLSRMIPVIDTLLLLGFLCIRSLSWRLVRDQYILRKKQGVGIPTLILGAGKTGATLLTELRRHNDLNLNPIALLDDDESKLGAHIQGVPVLGKIDLAEELIRSLGIQKVLIAFHHPDGKLIGKLIKTFESTHVDFKILPSLGSLFFDPPKIQQLREIRVEDVLGRPVVDLEIESIRSYIAGKTIVITGAGGSIGSELCRQVAVFHPSKMILLDSAETPLYEIDYELRKVFKDSGIQFKAVVADIKNPSRISSVFEANRPQVVFHSAAYKHVPMMESNASEAVLNNVLGTKNLADISRATGVERFVLISTDKAVNPVNIMGASKRVAELYLQTISPETKTKFITVRFGNVLGSSGSVIPRFREQIGNGGPVTVTHPDIIRYFMTIPEATQLVLQAGAMGEKEEIFLLDMGEPIRILSLAEDMIRLSGFRPYTDIAIVFTGLRPGEKLFEELLLDMEGIKKTHHPKIRIAAPLEDRDPSSFQARFQALIDAARADREEEIFSCFKALVPEYRTHKDYISEEASRKIETNG; from the coding sequence ATGGGTCAATGGAATCGTCGTAGTCTTCTTTTCCCTCTCGACTTGTTCTTCATGGTGCTCTCTTATTTTCTAGCGCACCTGATCCGATTCGAATCCTTAGGTTTTTTGAATCGTCCCGAAGATTTTCTCATCCCACTTTGTATCGTAGTACTATGCAGATCTGTAGTATTCTTGTTTTCGAATATATACAGATCCATCTGGGCCTACGCTTCCATCCATGATCTGGTGGAGATCATCAAGACTACTGTTCTTTCTTCTCTTATTTCCAATACCGCATTACTCTTCTATAACGGTTTCGAGCATCTCTCTAGAATGATCCCGGTGATCGACACCCTTCTTCTTTTGGGATTTCTCTGCATCCGAAGTCTTTCTTGGAGACTAGTACGAGATCAATACATTCTCAGGAAGAAACAGGGAGTAGGAATTCCCACATTGATCCTAGGCGCCGGAAAAACAGGAGCGACCCTTCTTACCGAATTAAGAAGGCATAACGATCTGAACCTGAATCCAATCGCTCTATTGGATGACGATGAGAGTAAACTAGGAGCTCATATCCAAGGAGTTCCGGTCCTAGGAAAGATCGATCTTGCCGAGGAACTCATTCGTTCTCTCGGGATACAGAAAGTACTCATCGCATTCCATCATCCGGACGGGAAACTGATCGGAAAACTGATCAAAACCTTCGAATCCACCCATGTGGACTTCAAGATCCTTCCCTCTCTCGGTTCTTTGTTCTTCGATCCACCCAAGATCCAGCAATTGAGGGAGATCCGGGTAGAAGACGTACTAGGTAGACCTGTAGTCGACTTGGAGATAGAATCCATCCGTTCCTATATCGCAGGAAAGACAATCGTGATCACCGGAGCGGGAGGATCGATCGGTAGCGAGCTTTGCAGACAGGTGGCGGTGTTCCATCCTTCCAAAATGATCCTACTGGATTCTGCCGAAACCCCGCTGTACGAGATCGACTACGAGCTCAGAAAAGTATTTAAGGATTCCGGAATACAGTTCAAAGCAGTGGTTGCGGATATAAAGAACCCTTCTCGTATTTCTTCCGTGTTCGAAGCGAATCGTCCTCAGGTGGTATTCCATTCTGCCGCCTACAAGCATGTGCCTATGATGGAGAGCAATGCTTCCGAGGCCGTTTTAAATAATGTACTAGGGACCAAGAACTTAGCCGATATCTCTCGCGCTACAGGTGTAGAACGTTTCGTTTTGATTTCCACAGACAAGGCAGTGAATCCAGTGAATATTATGGGTGCTTCCAAAAGAGTTGCGGAACTATATTTGCAGACCATTTCGCCCGAGACAAAGACCAAATTCATCACTGTGCGTTTCGGGAATGTATTAGGCTCCAGCGGTTCCGTTATCCCTCGTTTCCGGGAACAGATCGGGAACGGCGGACCTGTAACTGTGACTCATCCTGATATTATCCGTTACTTCATGACCATACCGGAAGCGACCCAGCTCGTGCTCCAAGCAGGAGCCATGGGAGAAAAGGAAGAGATCTTTCTCTTAGATATGGGAGAGCCCATCCGGATCTTGAGTTTGGCGGAGGACATGATCCGTCTCTCCGGCTTTCGACCTTATACGGATATTGCGATCGTGTTCACAGGACTTCGACCGGGAGAAAAACTCTTCGAAGAACTGCTGTTAGATATGGAAGGAATTAAAAAAACACATCATCCTAAAATCAGGATTGCAGCTCCCTTAGAGGATAGAGATCCTAGCAGCTTCCAGGCTAGGTTCCAGGCGCTGATCGACGCTGCCAGAGCGGATCGGGAAGAAGAGATCTTCTCCTGTTTTAAGGCCTTGGTTCCTGAATACAGAACTCATAAGGATTATATCAGCGAGGAAGCTTCTCGCAAGATCGAAACGAATGGATAA
- a CDS encoding adenylate/guanylate cyclase domain-containing protein, with product MNKNSSERPSIAKRILDAFLLLPKVFYSGIRAKLAIFTGSLIVLTIFILSVIYVRQQTAILTESYDREAAISRKYISSLVLELDNISQSLIRIEEFRDRVSKQTEALKKYKTTKTLVRENQVSLFGIKTSLFGALGKNKVHKKLDTYYSTYLSKDDIQVLEKTIRQQLQLGGEKPITDKEFSRLQFMAKKFVFADREIGIIRKRLSELKENQEKPDQTEISAAEEELRKKSLLSRKLRSELDENIVTILAESKKRKIKDLGLDTGRFRLQTFPLSGIIPGEASEPTLDTQIFDSESPLNQAPMQDNLEEGLKGALSSLIDGAGIMAEVPATSFQQNNLELQALYSPHFRNPASTERARLVESKRGNLGAWNGYLQEEGEILTELSKIPPLLDARLKHLKEKKPPIPPFKDKEFKAEYAKYASLVRKRNLLYATYLRNNPSKEEEELQVEAIGSIRNSALEDQILLRFRPDGSDYSRSVQSEEGKELFEKRWNSLREWIYAGESETPTPKLKALFQDGIIGNSRTEAEQILWKLDSTPLLSETLDDLPSVVLSSNFAGIIRTIVDRTEGLESIRSNRDRAVLSALGITGFSIFLAVFISGFVVQRIKRLIRNAEQVGKGDLNVEFEPGGSDEFGNLSVALNQMVTGLREREKIKGILGSMIDPVVIGEAMKDLAALKRGSEKRVTAFFSDVAGFSDISEKLSSVELAELLNEYLSAMTLILKEHEGVLDKYIGDAIVGIFNAPVEVDTHCLKATKASLKMIGKLEELKAGWKKSHKYIPEARDMKIRIGLNTGLAKVGFMGTDALASYTMMGDTVNLAARLEAAGKDYGVSILVSDAVHMEIKDHIFTRKLDLVRVKGKNEPVILYEAISELKGVNSARKELVGAYEEGLALYLERKWDLAIKKFKDSEKANSNGEDKAVQILVERCKEYKKTPPPDSWDGVYTRTHK from the coding sequence ATGAATAAAAATAGTTCGGAACGCCCGTCAATCGCCAAACGCATACTCGACGCATTTCTTCTTCTTCCGAAGGTATTTTATTCAGGGATACGGGCCAAACTCGCGATCTTCACGGGAAGTTTGATCGTACTCACCATTTTCATTCTCTCTGTTATTTACGTAAGACAGCAAACTGCGATCCTCACCGAAAGTTACGATAGAGAAGCTGCTATTTCCCGAAAATACATCTCTTCCTTAGTCTTGGAATTGGACAATATTTCCCAGAGCTTGATCCGTATCGAGGAATTCCGGGACCGGGTCAGTAAACAGACAGAAGCATTAAAAAAATATAAAACGACCAAAACCCTAGTCCGGGAAAATCAAGTCTCTCTTTTCGGGATCAAGACGAGCCTATTTGGAGCATTAGGAAAAAATAAAGTCCATAAGAAGTTAGACACGTATTATTCCACCTATCTGTCCAAAGACGATATCCAGGTACTCGAAAAAACGATCCGACAACAGCTCCAACTTGGCGGAGAAAAACCGATCACCGACAAGGAATTTTCTCGTTTGCAGTTCATGGCAAAGAAATTCGTTTTCGCTGACAGAGAAATAGGCATCATCCGAAAAAGACTTTCTGAATTAAAGGAAAACCAAGAGAAACCGGACCAAACGGAGATCTCCGCCGCAGAGGAGGAACTTCGTAAAAAGTCACTTCTCTCCAGAAAACTCAGATCCGAGTTGGATGAGAATATCGTTACGATCCTGGCCGAATCCAAAAAGAGAAAGATCAAGGACCTGGGCTTGGATACCGGAAGGTTTCGACTACAGACCTTTCCTCTTTCGGGTATCATTCCGGGAGAAGCTTCCGAGCCTACCTTGGACACTCAGATCTTCGATTCGGAGTCTCCTTTAAACCAGGCTCCTATGCAGGACAATCTAGAAGAAGGACTGAAAGGCGCCTTATCCTCTCTTATAGATGGAGCAGGTATCATGGCGGAAGTTCCGGCCACTTCCTTCCAACAAAACAATCTGGAATTGCAGGCATTGTATTCCCCGCATTTTAGAAATCCTGCATCTACTGAAAGGGCTAGGCTCGTAGAATCGAAACGAGGGAATTTAGGAGCCTGGAACGGTTACCTGCAAGAAGAAGGGGAGATCCTGACCGAACTCTCCAAGATACCTCCACTCTTAGATGCAAGGCTCAAGCACCTAAAGGAGAAGAAGCCGCCCATTCCTCCATTCAAGGATAAAGAGTTCAAGGCCGAATATGCGAAGTATGCAAGCCTTGTCCGCAAACGAAATCTTCTCTATGCGACCTATTTGAGAAACAATCCTTCTAAAGAAGAAGAGGAACTGCAAGTAGAGGCCATCGGTTCCATTCGCAACTCCGCTTTGGAGGATCAGATCCTTTTGAGATTCAGACCGGACGGTTCCGATTACTCTAGATCGGTGCAATCCGAAGAAGGAAAGGAGCTCTTCGAGAAAAGATGGAACTCCCTGAGAGAATGGATCTACGCGGGAGAAAGCGAGACTCCCACTCCTAAATTAAAAGCATTATTCCAAGATGGGATCATAGGGAATAGTAGAACGGAAGCCGAACAGATCCTTTGGAAACTTGACTCCACTCCTTTGCTTTCGGAGACCTTGGACGACCTACCTAGCGTTGTGCTCTCTTCTAATTTCGCAGGGATCATTCGCACGATCGTAGATCGAACAGAAGGATTAGAATCGATTCGAAGCAATCGGGACAGAGCAGTGCTCTCCGCATTGGGGATCACTGGGTTCTCCATTTTCTTAGCAGTATTCATATCAGGTTTCGTAGTACAAAGGATCAAACGACTCATTCGCAACGCAGAGCAAGTAGGGAAGGGAGATCTCAACGTAGAGTTCGAGCCGGGAGGAAGCGACGAGTTCGGAAATCTATCTGTCGCACTCAACCAAATGGTAACCGGTCTACGAGAAAGAGAAAAGATCAAAGGCATTCTAGGGAGCATGATCGATCCGGTTGTGATCGGAGAGGCAATGAAGGACCTTGCCGCACTGAAACGAGGTTCTGAGAAAAGGGTGACCGCATTCTTCTCGGATGTGGCTGGCTTTTCGGATATTAGCGAAAAGCTAAGCTCGGTAGAACTTGCAGAATTATTGAACGAATATCTTTCCGCGATGACCCTTATTCTAAAAGAACACGAAGGTGTATTGGATAAGTATATCGGCGATGCGATCGTAGGGATCTTCAACGCTCCTGTGGAAGTGGATACACATTGCCTCAAAGCGACCAAAGCGTCTCTGAAAATGATTGGCAAGCTGGAAGAACTGAAAGCTGGTTGGAAAAAATCCCATAAATACATTCCGGAAGCAAGAGACATGAAGATCCGGATCGGATTGAATACCGGACTCGCAAAAGTTGGCTTCATGGGAACGGACGCGTTAGCTTCTTATACAATGATGGGAGATACGGTCAATCTTGCGGCTCGTTTAGAAGCGGCAGGAAAGGATTATGGGGTCTCTATTTTAGTTTCGGATGCTGTGCATATGGAGATCAAGGATCATATCTTTACTCGTAAATTGGATCTGGTTCGAGTCAAAGGAAAGAATGAACCGGTCATCTTGTACGAGGCAATTTCCGAACTGAAAGGGGTCAATTCCGCCCGCAAAGAACTCGTCGGCGCCTATGAAGAAGGCTTAGCTCTTTACTTGGAACGCAAATGGGATCTTGCGATCAAAAAGTTCAAGGATTCCGAAAAGGCAAACAGCAATGGCGAGGATAAGGCAGTCCAGATCCTTGTGGAACGTTGTAAGGAATACAAAAAGACTCCTCCGCCTGACTCCTGGGACGGGGTCTATACCAGAACGCATAAGTAA
- the recD gene encoding exodeoxyribonuclease V subunit alpha, with product MKEETLEEVLDSEYASFLTEELSIYSKGIQKETLYDLNLALIRASKKGSLAIPYEKSDASLGIFFQERNGLLYYNKVFHQLNGVERGFGKLLDLSLETEQSDKIQDVFQELTQTNPLSIRKGSQEFILCGEGEQKEALESALKNPFFVLTGGPGTGKTTVITNMIRGLLRLGYRSDQIGLAAPTGRAAQRLKESLETTLSHVKQRNELDDSILGIPASTLHRLLEYNPRRRSYKYKEDFPLPYSVIIVDEVSMVDLNMMYRLMKAVPFFRKEFRLILLGDSNQLPSVDAGAILSDLVGSLAQRKSKNLVALQTSRRQEQESVSISRAANVCMSDPVSISGFLQNSRGKVSVSSSSFQKEVLEKQGFFQLELDLRKEWNLFLKRMAEDLILPQLKHLPNPTNSSEVQEYLSKDINRSKILTILRNGIYGSERINSELTRILLSHRKERVANIGNRLYFAGMPIMITRNDRVRGVFNGDTGVVLELETPNGEKELRALFVIDGQIRDFALDTLPPHEPAFAITVHKSQGSEYESVFIVYPPDPKEEGTDLSLELFRKEILYTALTRAKRSVFLAAEDKLLEYSLQNRSDRLTGFQLD from the coding sequence ATGAAAGAAGAGACTTTAGAAGAAGTTTTGGATTCCGAGTATGCGAGTTTTCTGACCGAGGAGCTCTCTATCTATTCAAAGGGGATTCAAAAGGAAACTTTATATGATCTGAATCTTGCTCTGATCCGAGCCTCTAAGAAAGGAAGCCTCGCTATTCCGTATGAGAAATCGGATGCTTCTCTTGGGATCTTCTTCCAAGAGAGAAATGGATTATTATATTATAATAAAGTATTTCATCAACTGAACGGAGTAGAGCGAGGTTTCGGAAAATTATTGGATCTTTCCTTAGAGACGGAGCAGAGTGATAAGATCCAAGATGTATTCCAAGAGTTGACCCAAACAAATCCTCTCTCCATCCGAAAAGGATCTCAAGAATTCATTCTCTGCGGAGAAGGAGAACAAAAAGAAGCCTTGGAGAGCGCTCTTAAGAATCCTTTCTTCGTTCTGACCGGAGGCCCGGGCACAGGAAAGACCACGGTGATCACCAATATGATCCGAGGACTTCTTCGTTTAGGATATAGATCGGACCAGATCGGTCTTGCGGCTCCAACAGGAAGAGCGGCTCAAAGATTAAAAGAATCCTTAGAAACCACCCTCTCCCATGTGAAACAAAGGAATGAATTGGATGATTCTATTTTGGGGATCCCGGCGTCCACTCTACATAGATTATTGGAATACAATCCACGTAGGAGGTCCTACAAGTACAAAGAGGATTTTCCACTTCCCTACAGTGTGATCATCGTGGACGAGGTCTCCATGGTCGATCTGAACATGATGTATCGATTGATGAAAGCGGTGCCTTTCTTCCGAAAGGAATTTCGGCTCATCCTGCTCGGGGATTCCAATCAATTGCCTAGTGTGGATGCAGGCGCCATTCTTTCGGATCTAGTGGGATCCTTGGCGCAGAGAAAGTCCAAGAACCTAGTTGCCTTGCAAACGAGTCGTCGTCAAGAGCAGGAATCCGTTTCTATATCAAGAGCAGCTAACGTATGCATGAGCGATCCTGTTTCTATTTCCGGGTTCTTGCAGAATTCCCGGGGAAAAGTATCGGTTTCCTCTTCTTCTTTTCAAAAAGAAGTACTGGAAAAGCAAGGATTCTTTCAGTTAGAGCTGGATCTACGCAAAGAATGGAATTTGTTCCTAAAGAGAATGGCGGAAGATCTGATCCTTCCTCAGTTAAAGCATTTGCCGAACCCGACGAATTCTTCGGAGGTCCAGGAATATCTGAGTAAGGATATCAATCGCTCTAAGATTCTGACTATTCTTAGGAATGGGATATATGGAAGTGAAAGGATCAACTCGGAACTGACCCGTATCCTTCTCTCTCATCGAAAGGAAAGAGTAGCGAATATTGGCAACCGATTGTATTTTGCGGGGATGCCTATTATGATCACTCGGAATGATCGGGTCAGAGGTGTATTTAACGGAGATACTGGGGTTGTGCTAGAGTTAGAAACTCCGAACGGAGAAAAAGAACTCAGGGCATTATTCGTGATCGACGGTCAGATCCGGGACTTCGCGTTAGACACTCTTCCTCCCCACGAACCTGCATTCGCGATCACCGTACATAAATCACAGGGCTCGGAGTACGAATCCGTATTCATCGTTTATCCTCCCGATCCTAAAGAAGAAGGAACGGATCTCTCTCTGGAACTATTCCGGAAAGAGATCCTATATACCGCCTTAACTCGAGCAAAAAGATCCGTATTCCTAGCGGCAGAAGATAAGCTTTTGGAATATTCTTTGCAAAACCGATCCGATCGTCTCACCGGATTCCAGTTAGACTGA